Below is a genomic region from Blastocatellia bacterium.
AGAGGGGCGACGGTTGGTATTTAATGTTGTGCCCGAAAAGAGAAACTGAAAACCCTCTTCGAGGGAAATTCCAAGCACGAAATCCCAAATCCGAAACGTTTCGGATTTCGTGCTTCGGGTTTCGGATTTCCCCGCAGGGGCTAGGGTTCTTGTCTCAGTCGAATGGTAAAGGTCGTTCCCTGGTTGGGCTGGCTTTCAACGCTGATCTGCCCGTGATGAGCTTCGATGATTTTCTGCACGGAGGCAAGACCTAAGCCGGTCCCGTGCGTTTTGGTGCTGAAGAATGGATCGAAGATTTTGTCAAGGATGTCAGGCCCGATGCCCACGCCGGTGTCGCGGATGGCATACTCGATGAACGTAGCGGGGGCCTCGCCAGCGCTTATATCGCCGTTGTCGGAG
It encodes:
- a CDS encoding ATP-binding protein, producing SDNGDISAGEAPATFIEYAIRDTGVGIGPDILDKIFDPFFSTKTHGTGLGLASVQKIIEAHHGQISVESQPNQGTTFTIRLRQEP